The sequence AGATCCATTGGAACTGAACCTTTTGTGTGTTTGCAAGACTGTTATGCTAGCACGGCAGGGAGCACTGTGTTCAGATTGGTAATTCATATTCAACTTTTTAAAGATTATTATCTACGAGTGGATTGTCAAATATACTACAGAGGCGTTGGTTAAGTTCAGCCTTTTGCGTATGACACCCAAACATTTCTCAAATTCTGAACAACCGGCATTGAAGATACATATGAGAAACAAATACTGCACTTTCCAGTATTATAATAAGTATGGCGTTTAAGCAACTAaagcaaaattaatataaatttgaatttatgtaattatggaaaaataatttaagaacCCTTGTAGGCTGTAGCTTAGTCCTGATAACAAATAAGTCTTTCATTTGGGTGTGCAGATGATCAGTAATTTGATCTTGTACAGTGTGACGTTTGCTGCGGAACGTAGCCAAGTCCTGCGAAATTTGGAGCactaatacaaatataattaGACATTATATAAGTCGAGTGAAATAaacgattttaaaaatataaaattctggaCGCCGTTACAACGTTTACGATCCTCAGCACTACTACACTGAGTCCAGTGACGGATCAGCCTATCTTATCGTATTAAGTCGTGATTATCCATTAAAAAGTATAGAATACTGGAGAAAATGGCTGTTTGTGTATCTGTCATCGGGAAAGAGGTAATAATGTGTTAAAAAAGTGAATGAGAGTTGATATCCTAGAGACATCCTAGCCTAAGTAGCCTAGCCTATAGtaggtagtactagtagtagCCTAGATAGGCTACCTAGGTACCGATATTCTAGTAGTGGCCCTGGACTAACCCTGCTAATCTAGGTAGTATGTGGACTTGTTATCCTAATTTGATAGGCAGGACTCACAACTTTTATTGGTTAATCTAAGCAATATAGGTAGTAGGTAGGTAGTGGCGCGTCTGGTATTTCTTTGGGAATTGCAGTTTCCTATAAGCAGGTAGTACTAGGTATTAACAATTTTCCATTAGTTTTTGGCAGTCGATTAAATTAACCTGTAATTTCTTAGAACTCTATCCTATTGTAAGGGGGACCCATTTGGAATGCGGGTTTTAGGGTAAACGACTGAGTGGCGACGTAGAGGCCACCTCTCTTGGAACGCAGCCACTTCCCGCCATTAGgtatttcgtaatttaggagaaaacacttagcTACATCGAGAGGAGCGTAGAGGTCTCGGTGTGCTGCCTgtatgggccacaactcttgactgatgttcatggtAGCGAgttcaagtactttttcaggaaggtggctgCGCTCCGGGAGAGGTGGCCGCTACGTTGCCGCTTGGTCATTTACCCAACCTACCTACTTCATTCTTTGGGTAGACCAACCCTTTTTGTTTACCCTCTCCTTATAAAAGTCACATGTTTTATTTCCATGGGTCATGCCCTGCCTTGCCTAAAAGTAGATCAAAGACATATTTTAACAGGTATACATCTAGCCTAACTTTTCCTTAACCTAACCTGCCTCAGGGTGCCATGTTCTAATCTGGCTAGAGTAATTTTGCCCCACAATGGACCTCCCAAACATGAATTTTGCATAGTAGAACGACAAGTACTCTGTTCTGCAGTAGGTTAGCTATTGCCCTGTCCTCTGATAAGTATTCCAAAGGCTGTTGTTATAGGTACTGGTTTTAGTTGTATAGCTAGGTATAGGTATTGCAGGATTCCAGTTCGTGTTAATAAACTTGACCAAATAACTTGTGAACTTCTCCCGATGTATTTTTTGGTTGAGGAACATGTATGGGATGGGATCTCAACATAGTCTATGGCAGTGCATGGTCATGATCACTGAAGGCTGCCACTgatgttcagttatgcctgcacagttagCCAGTGCAAGCAAATCTCCACCACTAACAATACAGTAGACCCCCCGTATTTGGGGGGATGGGTACCACACCCCTAAGCGAATAGCTAAAACCCCTCCAAAAATGCTTACATTTTGATggttaaaacacaaaaaacactCTAAAATGCTTGtactttagttattttaatagttttattacaaaaagtgcatttagtaaaagatatgaaaatagagtaagctgtgaatatttctcattgaaaaataagcgataggcaaattttctgcaagtAATTGGTATACTGTGCTCCCCCACTTTTATGCATATAGGTTACAGAACCTGCCATGGAAATGCAAAATATTCCTCTAAAAATGCTCGTAACTCCCAAATACCCAGTACcccataaactaaaatgcttatgactgtcttattttaatatttcgctgcttgatttgattgttcaaacaaaaatataccttatattatcatactaaaaccatttaatatcatttcaaacaaaaatacaccccaaaccatcatcccaaaacatTCTAAGACATCTTAGATTAACCCTcttacaactgttactcttaagtatATATGCCCCCTAAAATGCATATAACAATGacttactaattttaaaatgttaatattaatgtaaacagcaaaacaTCTATAAAATGTTcattacaaattaaataaaatctgtCATACAGAATGTTTAACAACTAATCAAGTTACCCCTGTACTGTATACTTAAGATAAACCGTTTTCTCCCATAATATTGAAGTATTATTCCTTTTAATATAATCATTAATTATCTTTTTTGTGTATAATAACACTAGAACTAATGACTGTATTTTTTCAAATTGTGTATGTGACTCAAtactgaattttatgataaaaattatttacagcataCTTATAATGTAGTTACCGTATGTATCTGGTAAGCTCACTCCAGGTTGGGCCCTAAAGGGTTATATATCTTTGGAAAATTTAAGTGACAGgaaaaattgtattattttataacCTGAAAAAGTAGGTTTCCAAGAATTTTTAGAAGCATCCAAAATTGAATcaaagttttttgttgttttcagtgGTTGATTAGCAAAACTCCTATTTCATGGCAggtacatttgattttttttattcaaaattgttGCTTTCTGTAataattactatttgtaattaacctaataaataaagttatttttcacAGAATAGTCCACTGTATGTTTGGGTTGGTAGTGGAAGGGAGGAGTTGCACTTGCATTACCTAGCCCACACTGCCTTAGATGTTATACAGGAGAAGGTTGCCGCAGTCAGCAAGACTCCAGACACAAGAGAGCTCTATCTTGGACTTTTGTATGCCTCTGAGGAGTATAAAGtgtatcctttttaattttttaacactGCTGTTAATGTGTTTTAGTGACCAAAGCTTAAGAACTGTGTATAtaggaaatgttttgtttatgTAATTCCAGAGCTCTTAAGTAATGTAAACTGTACCTACTGGCTTTTCTGTTCAGTTCAGCATTGTTCTTTTACATCAGATATTGTACGCTACTGTACTGTGAAACAGATTTTTATTCAAGAACACTGCAAGTTTATATATGATACAAATTTTCTTCTATATTATACTTAGCTGTGaccatttatcaaaatatttaacttaaaggATGGTCTAATCTTATCCAGTCAGATTTAGATGAAGGACAGTGTGTTACTTGTTAAAAGTTATTATTGCATGTTGTTTTAGGTTTCTAGATATACTTTATCTTTTGTCATGTTTTATTGTAGGTAGAAATGCTGCTTATTATGTAAGTGTTATACCCTCTGGAGTGAGTAGAGTTTCAGCATGTTTGAATGTGAATGGGGTAATTTTTCTGTCAGGTGTGTTGTGATTAAGGCCAGCTGCCAGAAGGATCAGTAGAGTCAGCCAGTGAGATCTGAATGAATAAGTATCTCTCCAAGAAGACCATTAGACAGGTATTTCATAAGACTTGACTTAATCAATCACAATTCGTTGCTGCAAAAGTTATGCATATAAAGGTTTTTAGTGGATTGTGAAAAACCTCCCAGCTTTTCAAGCCtttctataatatagtatattatattataaataaattaggaGATCATGTACTGTGGGTATATCAGATTAACAAAAAACCATTGTTTTCAACCATATCCTGAATGTCAAAGCTGTCACAGTTATTCTTGACATCccataaaaaatatgcaaaacattgCAAGCTCTCGCTGTGTTGTCTCAACCAATGAGTCAATCAGTCATTTCCTGTGGCACCCATGGGGATGAACTCATGCCGCTACATTCAGTCCTGGCTAACTCTTCAAGATCTCCCTGGCACTCATCTCTTGCTCTCTCCTCATTGTCCTTAACCACATCTCCTTTGGCCTACCTCTTCTACAAAGGGCAATGCAGGAGCCTTTTACACAATTGAAGCAGAATATAGGCAGTCTccaggttacgatgggggttccgttcttgagacgcgttgtaagcagaaaatcgtcgtaagccggaacgtcgtcaaaaatcctaagaaaaccttacttttaatgctttgggtgcattaaaaactatgtaaactgtattcttattgcatttttcataaaaaaaaccttcaaatattgattattttgcatttttggtgtcatatttcttctgccagatgagcgctGTAGGCAtagtaaccctggaacatgcgtcgtaaccctggaaataatttctgatgaatataattgaagtgcgccttaacctcggaacgttgtaagccgaacccgtcgtaacccggggactgcctgtagtgggAACAAATTTGAAGGTTATCAAGTGAAACTCCAACTCTCCTTAACCTAAATTATTACCTACCTTAATATCACAGTACGAAACTTTCTCAATCTTATCCCTATCTCATCAAACCTATCCTCCTATCCGTATAGTAGGTTCactttttggtacattccagtcAAGTGAGTGTTGTTCACATACCTGTACGCTTCCCAAATCTAGGTTTAGTTATGATGAAAGGATAGTACAGACACCATCCTACTTACAAACATTCAACTAGCTAACATTTGGATTCAAACAAACAGGATCGCAAATTACAATTATATTCAGAGCGCTTCCCTTTGCCGCCTgtaagttcaaattttgttttgcgCACCTGTTCTGTACACTATGTACAGTGTACAGTAgtattgtgttttaggatgaaaaacataaaaatactatACGTATTTGATTTTATATCGTACTGTACTTTATAAACATGATGAGTACAGTAACCAACTTTAAACAATTAAACATACAAACGGCTGTCTGGAATGCAACTCGTTTGTAATTAGGGTGGTGTCTGTACGTATACTTAATGatttgtgagtgtgtttgttGGTAAGCATTAGTTGATTGAATGTTATATATACCACGTATTAAGGGTATATAAGATTATGTTGCTTTAAGATCATGTTCACAGCAGAATTCtatgtgttttattttctgaagGTCTTTGTCAAAGTTTTCCTTAATGAAACTTATTAGTTATGGATATACAACAAACACAAGAATAAAGTTTGTCATCATAACTGATGCGGGTAACACAACATTGCGAGATAATGAAATAAGAATGGTAAgtcatatttttactattttagaTTATGAAATTTAAACGTTTACtctattatcagttttgagatcCAAAATCTCATGCTTATTACCAAAATTTTCTTAATTACTTAGCTTTTATAATTGGCATATCTTAACAGTATTATGTCTGCtgctcttttattcctttttttcagattttatatCCCAACTACGTACTTGTGCTAACTCATATTATTAAAGTTACTTTGTGAAATTGAAATTAATTccttattattttaattgtaaatgaAGGCTGTGAGTCAGATTTTGCAGTTCAATACCATAAATTGTAACTGAATTGTGTGAATGCATATATGAAACACATCATAACTTACTTATGCTATAAGACATAGATTAGGGAAGCTCTGAATTCTAAAATTACATTTGGCTAAACCTCAGGCTCGGCTACAGTAGATGAACATTCCATTGTCTAGAAGAAGGCCTTGTCTTTTCCTGTAATTTTAGTTCCGGTATATCATTACCTATTATGCTGATGAGATAGTTTTcaagatatattaaaaatttctgttttttcagATGTTCAGACGACTTCACAACATGTATACAAATGTTGTATGCAATCCCTTTTATATTCCTGGAGAACAAATAAATTCAaggtatagtatagtatatagtactTGATAATGGTACCTATATATTCTGACTTTTTGAAAGATTAATATGGTCGTTTACCAAGATATCTTCTATTTCACACCTGCacttttgttaaaatatttcaatcCATGTAAAGTGTTATCCATTACTTTCTGATGTGTTGTTGTCCACTTAAACTTCTTCGCTACTTTTGATTGCAGCAAGGCCATTTTCAAATTAAAGGATCAGATTTTAAAATTCTTTGCTGTCTCCTATGGATCCTGGTGACTTTGATATCCAGGTTGTGATGACTTAGGAAATGTCTTGAACCACTGAAGAGGAAGCCAGGTTTTGCCTTTTGCCGCAGTAGACAAGATAGGTGAACAGCGTACAGCTTCCTTGCATAACTGGACCATTAGGGATGGCTCTGGGTTTAATATCAGCATAAAGCTTAAGGATCTCTAGTCTTATCAATACATTATCCAAACTCTCTTTGTATGGTCCCACTACAAGGTTTCAGGTGCACTGAACACCCTGCTTCAACACAACTAGTACTATACACTTTGAGTGAGGGCAGCCCTCTTATGAAGTATGTGCTGTTGCAATCTCAGAAGCTGACTTGAATTTCATCAAAATGTTGTTAGAGGTGTTCTTGATATCTGCATATCAGAATGAACCAAAGAAATGAGTATTTCTAATAGGAAAAGCAAGCCATGGAATAAAGATAATGATGAAGACTAGGTGACATTATTGGAACCAGTATGTTATGACTGAATCCTTAAGGAAACATGTGTTATAACCTTGACCTGATTTGTTGCCAGTATTAAAAAGGTTGCAAGGCCCGGGTATTGGTATCAGGGATATAGGAATCATTGAGAGAAGCTATGAGATATGACAGCTGCTGAAAGTGGTCTTTTACCAGCAGAAAATGTTCTGTAGATCAATTGGGACACTGTGGCAATGGAGGCTGGACTAGAATTCACAGTAGATTTGTAAAAGGTAAAGGTTGCATCCAGAGAGGCATAAAGTTGACTGATGCACCAACTTTACTGGCCAGATAGCCAAGGAACAAGAGTACTcaaacagaagagaaaaactTTTATCAGCATAGATATGATTCCATCAACATAGGGTTCTGTTGCTAGTTCAGTGTTTCAGGGACCAAACTATTTATCACCCCAGAGAAAAAAATGCTAATTTACTCATTTGAAATGCTCATAGActtggagaaaaaataaaaaggaagttgaaaatctttgaaaatgttCTGAAGGTCCTAGAGGATAATATATGTTGTAGGAGACAATTATAAAAGAGTGGTCaggaaacacaaaagaaaaatttttattgataGAATGATTAGAGGTAAACATATATAACCTTGGCTGTATTGTCATTGCAAAAGGAATGCATTTTATGTCGAGTGACAATTTATCACATTAGGATCAGAAGAGGCAAGGGTATCAACTCTGCATACTTGTCTTGATTTGATGGAGCCACAGGGAGTGTTGTTGCATACTTGTCTTGATTTGATGGAGCCACAGGGAGTGTTGTACATACTTTCAAGGCTTCAAAAATAGAACATTTTCGTATGGAGCTTATTGCCACAGGTATTTCCTTCACTTTTTAATGAATGGCTGCAGCAGCAGCATTGCCAAGAGTGGAAACAGCAAGGTTTAAATGCTAATGTTGGTAGATAACAGTTTATGTCAAAgaaccattttattttatcaagcttttcaaagttttctaaacattaaaaaaaaaagtgtgttcaTTCGTGATTGATGGGGAACATAGCgaacttatttttctttacttgtaGGTGTTTATCATGGAAATAATTTTGAGGAAATGCTTTATATTTTTTAGATGAACCTTTATTGGTATAGTAACATTATATACAGTATTAGAGTATATTTAGTGTATTTCGTGTGTAGCTATGGgcaaattttatttcaaagatttCCATAATGCTAGTAAATTTGTGCATTTTGTGCAGATTTCAATATTCTACattattgttgtatttcattctttcttttcagGGAATTTGACAAAGGAATATCAGCCCTGGTTGCAGGAAATTAGAGGGGCTACAAAAATATTGTACAtggattaaatattttacaacacttcattgTAAACTAGATGTTTTAacttaattaatcaattaaattTTTGTGTAATTGACTGGTATTTTGCAACATTAATTTTTTGCATTGTAAATGCAGAGAATGAAAGGTGTAGATATATAGAGTAGCTTACGTTTTGTATAATTTTGAAAAGAGAGTAGAATATTGTCCTATCCTAGTAAGGCAAATTACTTGGGAGCTAATTTATCATTGGGCCCTGGAAGAGAATATTGAATGGAATTGAGATTTTAGATTTACATCTTCATGAGAAATGATAGGCCAGCACTGTTTTGTCATAACCATTATTCAGGCCAGCACTCTGTTTTGTCATAACCATTATTCATATTTGTAGTAGAATTTGGAACCAACTATTCCATTAAGATATAGGTTTGCTGCAGTGCTCTGTATTGATTATAAAACTACAGTAAGTACTTGGCAGATTGCAGCATTTTTTAGTTATTGCTCGAGGTCATTAGTAACAATTTCCTTCCACATGTCTTGCCTCTTAGTAACTTATTCCATActctaaaatataaaatgattcaTCCTAAACATGTGTAATTCACAGCTGTGTAATTCATATTTTAAACTAATACAGTGTTTACAGTAGCTCACTGTTATGCAAAAGCTTTCTGTGGAACTTTCAATTAGTAATTTaacatactattaatattatatcacaGAAACTGTActgaaaccattctgcatttattgaACACTTGGATAACCTTCTTTGTGCAAAGGAAATAATGACTTAGTAAATACACTATAGTACTCTATATGTTTTGAAAATTTGAGTTTCAGTGGGCCCATTTTTTCTCGAGCTTCTAACATTTATAGTTTTGAATCTCAgagggttattttttattttattatttttttttttttaatttgatggaTGTTAATAAATGTGTTCTTACTTtagttatatgtattatattttgatatactatggaatatttttctttataagtaataacatataactgaataaaaatcattcatattattgctggttttattttttattcagttagtgataattaataatttaaccaGACTGCCAAACTAAATGAACTCTCATACCTTCGTATCCATAGTAAAGTATACATAAACTGAATTGTATGTTTTGATAGTTCAAGTGGAAAAACATATTGTAATGCAGCACTGAGACGTCAATCCCTTtacaaatttacttatttttttggaTTGCAGGAGAGCGAACTACAGTACAGTGTTTTTAGAAGTAGGGTGATTTGTGATGGGCCCTAGTGCTTGGGAGACAT is a genomic window of Macrobrachium nipponense isolate FS-2020 chromosome 31, ASM1510439v2, whole genome shotgun sequence containing:
- the LOC135206948 gene encoding trafficking protein particle complex subunit 2-like protein; the encoded protein is MAVCVSVIGKENSPLYVWVGSGREELHLHYLAHTALDVIQEKVAAVSKTPDTRELYLGLLYASEEYKVYGYTTNTRIKFVIITDAGNTTLRDNEIRMMFRRLHNMYTNVVCNPFYIPGEQINSREFDKGISALVAGN